In the genome of Candidatus Limnocylindria bacterium, the window AGCAACCTGCTCGTCGTCCTCTGCAGCGAGCAGAACACGCAGCCAGTCGTGAACACGGGCAGCCTGTACACCTAGATCGGGCCGTGGCAGAGAAGAAGGCCTATCTCCTGCGCCTCGACGCGCAGCTGCACGACGCACTGCAGAAGTGGGCCGCCGACGAGCTGCGCAGCGTGAACGCCCAGATCGAGTTCGCGCTCCGCAGGGCTATGCAGGATGCGGGTCGTATGCCGGCGGGGCCGCCCCCGGCTAGGCCGACTCGCGCTCGAAAAGCGTAGCCAGGCCCTGCCCTACGCCGATGCACAGCGTCGCGATGCCGTAGTGGCCGCCGCGCCGCTCGAGCTCGCGCAGCACGGTGCCGGCCAGCCTCGCCCCGGACATCCCGATCGGATGGCCGATCGCGATCGCGCCGCCGTTGGGGTTCGTGCGGTCGTCCGGCAGATGGAGCGCGCGGATGCACGGGATCACCTGCGCGGCGAACGCCTCGTTGAGCTCGATCGCGTCGCACGCGTCGGGAGCGATGCCGGTCCGTGCGACAAGCTTCCGCACCGCGGGGATCGGGCCGAGGCCCATGTAGTCGGGATGCACGCCGGCCGACGCCGCGGCGACGACGCGCCCCAGCGCGCGGAGGCCGAGCTCCTCCGCCTTCTCGCGCGAGGCGATGATGAGCGCCGCCGCACCGTCGTTGATGCCCGATGAGTTGCCGGCCGTCACGGTACCGTCGCTCTTGAACGCGGGCTTGAGCTTCGCGAGCTTCTCCACTGTCGAGTCCGGCCGCGGATGTTCGTCCTCGTGGACCAGCGCAGTCCCGTTGTGCACACCGGCGATCTCGGCGGTGAAGAAGCCGTCCGCTTTCGCCTTCGCGTAGCGCTGCTGGCTGCGTGCCGCGTACTCGTCCTGCTCCGCGCGGGTTACCTTCTCCTTCGCACGAACGTTCTCCGCGGTCTCGCCGAGCGAGATCGGGTGATAGCCGAGATCGACCATGCGCGGATTCACCAGGCGCCAGCCGAGCGTGGTGTCGAAGAGCACGCGCTCGCCGCGGGGGAAGGCTTCCGACGGCTTGAGCGTGACCTGCGGCGCCCGGGTCATGCTCTCGACCCCGCCCGCGATCACGACGTTGGCCTCACCGTCGCGAATGCGCCGCGCCGCGTCGTTGATCGCTTCGAGGCCCGAACCGCAGAGGCGATTCACGGTCAGACCGGGCACCGAGTCGGGAAGGCCGGCGAGGAGCGCGGCCATGCGGCCGACGTTGCGGTTGTCCTCGCCGGATTGGTTCGCCGCGCCGAACACGACCTCGTCCACCTGATCGTCGCCGATGTCGGTGTGTTCGAGGACCGCCCGGATCACGTGCGACGCGAGGTCGTCGGGGCGGACCTGCGCGAGGCCGCCACCGTAGCGGCCGATGGGGGTGCGCACGTAGCCGAGGACGACGGCGTCCCGCGGATGGCGGCTCATCTTTCTATCTTCCCTCGAACTTCGCGGCGGTCTTCGCCCTGAACGCACGCACGCCCTCGGCGTAGTCGCGCGTGCGGCCGGCGCGATCCTGCAGCGACGACTCGAGCTCGAGGAACGCCGCGAAGTCGCGGTCCCACGCGGCGCTCAGTCCTTCCTTTGAAAGTGCGTACGCCACGGTGGCGCCCTCGGCCAGCGCCTGGGCGTACTTGCGCCACCCGTCGGCGAACTCCGCGTCCGGCCACACCCGCGTGACGAGGCCGATCCGGAGCGCTTCGTCCGCGCTCACCGGGTCACCGGTCAGGACCATGTCCGTGGCACGTCCCCAACCGACGATGCGCGGAAGGAAATACGCGGACCCGGCGTCGGGCACGAGGCCGACGCGCGTCCACGCCGCGCGGAACGACGCCGACGCTGACGCGACGCGCACGTCGCACGCGACGGCGATGCCGAGTCCGGCGCCGGCGACGACACCGTTCACCGCTGCCACGACAGGCTTACGCATCTCGCGGAGCGCCGCGATGAGCGGGTGGTAGCGGCGGCGCAACTCGTCGCCCAGGTGCAGCTCGGCGCCCGCGTCGATCTGCATCGCGCGGTCCCGGAGATCCTGTCCGGCGGAGAAGGCGCGTCCTGCGCCGGTGATGACGACCGCGCGGACGGAGTCGTCGGACCCCGTATCGGCGATCGCGGCAGAGAGCGCGCTCGTGAGCGTTTCGTCGAACGCGTTGAGCACGTCCGGCCGGTCGAGCGTGATCACCGCGAGCGCGCCCTCGCGTTCGACACGGATCGGGGCTCGCGTCGTCACTTTCCTTTGAAGCTGGGCTTGCGCTTGTTCACGAAAGCGTCGACGCCTTCCTTCTTGTCCTCGGTCGCGAAGAGGAGGTAGAAGGCTTTGCGCTCGAATTCGAGACCGGCGTCGAGCGTCGAGTTCCACGCCAGATCGACCGCCTCGGTCGCGAGCCGCGCGGCGACCGGCGCCTTCTCGGCGATCGTGCGTGCCAGCGCCTTCGCGTCCTGCAGCCAGCTCACCGCGGGGTAGACCTGCGCCACGAGGCCGATCGCCTTCGCCTCCTGCGCTCCCACGAAGCGGCCCGTCAGGATGATCTCGTTCGCGACCCACTTCCCCACCGCGCGCGTGAGCCGCTGCGTGCCGCCCGCGCCGGGGATGATCCCGAGGTTGATCTCGGGCTGGCCGAACTTCGCTGTCTCAGAGGCGACGATGATGTCGCAGATCATCGCGAGCTCGCAGCCTCCGCCGAGCGCGAAGCCCGACACCGCCGCGACGATCGGGGTCTTCACGCGGCGGATCGCTTCCCAGCGCGAGGTCAGATCCTGCGCGAGCATCGTCACCGGCGTCGCCGTCACGAAGTTCTCCTTGATGTCCGCGCCGGCGGCGAACGCGCGTTCGTTGCCCGCGAGAACGATGCAGCGGATCTCCGGATCGTCGTCCAGCGCCGCCAGCTCGGTCACAAGCTCGCCGAGTACCTCTTCATTAAGGGCATTCAGGACGTCCGGCCGGTTGAGCTGGACGACCGCGATCGGCGGCTCGCGCGTCACCAGGACGGTGTTCGGCACTGCTGACCCTCCCGCGTGGAACTCGCGCAAGTATGCGCGACCGGCTTGATACCGCAGGCACCCGGCGGCGGAGACTCAAGCGCGCGTCCGCCCATTAGCCTCATCGGTCCGGGGTGGCCGTTGTGGAGGATGCGCTGTTCGAGGACCGTCGTCTGGAGCGAACGCTCCAGGTGGCGCGGCTTGCGGGCGCCCTCCTGGTCTTCGCTCTCGGGCCCCTCTTCCCGAGCCTCGCGCCGAGCCACGTGCTCGCTCTCGGCGCCGGCCTGCTCGCGTGGACGCTCGTCAACACGCGGCTCGTTGAGGCCGCGCGCACCGCCGCAGGGTACGAACGGGTCGCGCGCTTCAGCTTCGTCGTCGACTCGTCGGTCGTCGTGTACGCGATCTGGGTGTTCGCCGCGGACCCGCAGTGGATCGCGTGGGTCGTCGGAGTGCTCATCATCATCGGATCCGCTTTCCGCTTCGGGCGGCTCGGCGCGCTCGCCTCGACCGTCATCCTGACCGTCGCGTACCTCGTCATCGTCGGGTGGCGGCTGCAAACGTATGGCTACAACATCGAGCTCCAGCGCGTCGCGTTCGCGGTATCCCTGTATCTCATGACCGCCCTCATCATGTCGGGCGCGATACGCGAGCTGCTCGAGCTGCGGAAACAGCGTGAGTACCAGCTCTTCCACGATCTGCTTACCGGTCTGCCGAACCGCGCCCTCCTCATCGAGCGCCTGCAGCAGCAGCTCCTTCGCCAACCGCGCACCGGCGAGTCCGTCGCGCTGCTGGTGATGGACCTGACCGACTTCAAGGCGGTCAACGACAGCCTCGGTCACAACGTCGGCGACGAGCTGCTCCGCCAGGTCGGTCCCCGGCTCACGGCGAGCCTCCGCACCGCCGACACCGTGGCGCGCCTCGGCGGTGACGAGTTCGCGATCCTCCTTCCCGGCACGGACGAGACCGGCGCCGCGCGCGTCGCGCAGAAGATGCTCGCCGCGCTCGAGCAGGCGTTCCCGCTCGAGGGCGAGACGCTCGACATCGGGGCAAGCGTCGGCGTCGCCGTCGCACCGGCGCACGCCACGCAGGCGGATCAACTGCTGTCGCGCGCCGACGTGGCGATGTACAGCGCGAAGGGATCCCTCACCGGGCTCTCGGTGTTCTCGGCGGAGCACGAGAAGGACGGCGCCGGGCGGCTCGCGCTCATGTCCGACCTCCGCCGCGCCGTCGATGAGGGCGAGCTCATGCTCTATTACCAGCCGCAGATCGATCTCCGCACCGGCGCCATGACCAGCGTTGAGGCGCTCGTGCGCTGGATGCACCCGAAGCGCGGCCTCGTCGGCCCCGACGAGTTCATCCCGCTCGCGGAGCGCACCGGTCTCATCAAGCGTCTCACGCGCACCGTGCTCACCGAGGCGATCCGTCAGGCGCGCGCGTGGGAGCTCGCCGGTCTGCGCGTGCCGATCGCGGTGAACCTCTCGATGCGCAACATCCACGACCCGCAGCTGCCACAGACGATCGCACAGCTGCTGCAGCGCTGGGACGCACGGCCCGATCTGCTCCGCCTTGAGATGACCGAGACGGTGCTCGCGGCGGACCCGCAGCGCGCGCTCCAAACGATGGACTCGCTGCGCGCGATGGGTGTGCACATCGCGCTCGACGACTTTGGGATCGGCTACTCGTCGCTCGCGTACCTCAATCGGCTACCGCTCGATGAGATCAAGATCGATCGGTCGTTCGTTATCGGCATGATCGACGACCAATCGAGCGCGACCATCGTGCGCGCAACGGTGGAACTCGGACACGGCCTCGGTTACGGAGTCGTCGCGGAGGGCGTCGAGAACGCCGAAACGCGCCAGCGCCTCAGCGCGCTCGGGTGCGACGCGATCCAGGGCTTCCTCGTCGCCCGACCGATGCCCGCCGACCAGACCGCGGAGTGGATCGGAAAGGCCGGCCTCCCGACCGTCGCGACGATCGCCAACTAGCGCAGCTGCCCCTTCGGGGGCGGCTGGCATTTCGGGCACACGAACATCTCATCGAGCCCGTGACGCGTCCGCACGATCTTCGTGCCGCATCGTGCGCACGGATCGCCCACTTTCCCGCGGATCTTCATGTGGGTGCGGATCTTCGTTCCCAGCGCAGGCGGCAGCTCGTGCTCGACGACCTCGACCGCTCGCGCGAGCGTTTCACGCAGTGCTCCATACAGCCGGTCGAGGTCGCCGTCGTCGAGCGTCGAGACCCGGCGCTTCGGATGCAGCTTCGCCTGCCACAGGATCTCGTCGGCGTACGCGTTCCCGATGCCCGCGATGAAGTCGCCACTCATGAGCAGATTGCGCAGCTCGCGTCGCGTCGCCTTCGCACGCGCGGCGAACTCGTCCGCATTCCACGGCAGCGCGCCGGCCTCAGGCCCCTGGCGGTCGAAGCCAGGCAGGTCGGCGGTGCTCGCTCCGGCTTCGACGAGATACACCTTGCCCATCCGCGTGTCGTCGCGGTAGCGCAGGTCCCGAGTGTCCGTCAGCGGCGCGCCTGATCCGATGCCGTCGAAGGTGAGCGCGAATGCGGTCGTCGCGCGGATCTTGGTCTCGGTCGGGACGATGTCGAAGAGGCCGGAGAGCATCGGATTGATGACGAGCCGCGTGTTGTCATCGAAGACGAGGGTGAGGAATCGGCCGCGGTGCACGACATCGTTCAGCGCGCAGCCTTTGAGCGCCTCCGGCAGCGGCCGCGTCGCCCGCAGGACGAGCGGATCGTGGACGCGGACGGCGGTGACATGTTTCCCCACGAACGCCGTGGCGAGCCGGCCGCGCAGAACGTGAAGGTCGGGCCACTCCGGCACTAGTCGGCCACCGCGGCGAGCCACGTCGGCTCCGGCAGCGCGAGCCGCCTGGCGGCCCACGCGAGCGAGACCTTCAGCTGAGCACGCTGAAACGAGCGCACGCGGGGCACGCCGGGGATCGGCGGACGCCAGGCTTTGTCCGCGAAGTAGCCGGCGATCCCCGCGACCGACGCATCGAGGTGGGAGTCGCGTAGCGGAAGGATTTCCGCGTACCAGGCCATCGTCCGTTCGACAGATGGTCCGCCCTCGGTCTCGGTGGCCTGTGCGAACCCGGCGGCATCGATCTCGTGAGGACCGACGCTCGCGAAGTTCCAGTCGAACATCCGCAGCTGTTCTCCCTGCAGACGCGTGTTGTCCGAGCGTGTATCGAAGTGGAGAAGCGAATGCGGCGCTCGGAGTCGCACAAGGCGCTCGGCGTTTTCGCGCAGCGCGGGCAGCGCAACGTCGAGCCACTCGCGCGCCTCATCGGCGCGGCGCCGCGCGAGAGCGGCGGTCTTCGTAAGCTCGCCGCTCTCGGACAGGCTTCGCCAATTGCCCGCGAAGTCGTGATGCTCGGTCCGGGACAGCCAGCGCGGGAGCGGCCGGCCGTGCGTGCTCGCGTGGAACTTCGCGAACGAGCGCGCGGACCGACGCGCCTTGGCTGGGGACCACGGCGGCATCGTCTGCGGCCCGACGTCCTCGAGGAGCAGCACGTGCCAGTCGAGCCGCTTGAAGGCCCCTAGAAATGCGGGCGCCCATGGGTGGATGTAGCCGTCAAGCTCGCGATACACGCGTTCCTCACGCGGTAGCGCGCCGCGCATGTACTCGTTGCTCGTGGCGCTGACTCCCTTGAAGAACGCGGGACGGCCGTCCGCGAGGACCATGCGGAACGTGGCGGACGGCGCGTAGCCGCCGTAGACACGGGCTGCGCGCACGACCGGTGAGCCGAGGATCCGCGCCACATCGTCCTTTACCTCGCGAGGCACCGCGGACCAGGGTGGCTTCGGCTCAGCTCCCCGTCGTGACACTCGCCCGCATCTGCTCCCACGCTTCGCGCGCTTCCTCGACCGAGCCCTCGTCCTCGATCGTGGAGATATCGCCGGGATCCTTGCCGAGGATCACGGCCTTCAAGACGCGTCGCATGATCTTGCCGCTGCGCGTCTTGGGCAGCATGTCGACAAAGTTGAGCTCCCCGATCACCGCGATCGGACCGAGCTCGGAGCGGACCGTCGCGAGCAGCTCTTTCTTCAGCGCTTCGGACGGAGCGTGGCCCTGCTTGAGCACGACGAACGCGGAGATCACCATTCCGCGCAGCTCGTCCGGGCGGCCGGTGACGCCGGCCTCGGCGACCGCGGGACTGCGGAGGAACGCGGTCTCGACCTCGATCGTCCCGATGCGGTGGTCGGCGATCTTGATGATCTCGTCGGCGCGCCCCGAGAACCAGACGTAGCCGTCCGCGTCGATCGAGGTCGCATCGCCGGTGAAGTACACGGTCTTCCCGGGGACCTTCTCCCAGTAGTCCTTCGCGTAGCGCTCGGGCTCCGCCCAGAGCCGCGCGGTGAGACCGGGGAACGGACGCTTGATAACGAAGATGCCCTTCTCTCCGGGCTTCATCTCGTTTCCGTCGCCGTCGACGACCGCGGCCTCGATGCCCGCGAGCGGAACGCCGCCCGACCCCGGTTTGATCGGCAGCAGCGCGACGCCGTAGGGATTGCCGACGACCGGCCCGCCGGTCTCGGTCTGCCAGTAATGGTCGATGACGGGGATGCGGTCGCCGAGCGCTTCCTTCTGGAACCACTCCCACGCCGGCGCGTTCAGGACCTCGCCCGCGCAGAACACGCGCTCGAGCGAGGTCAGGTCGTGCTTCTTCGCCGGAACGCTGCCGTAACGCATGAGGAGCCGCACCGCGGTCGGCGACGTGAAGACGCCGGTCACGTGGTGCCGCTCGATGATCCGGTAGAAGGTCTCGGCGTCGGGATGATCGAGCGCGCCTTCATAGGCGATCGTCGCGCATCCCACGAGCAGCGGCCCGAACACGATGTATGAGTGACCGACGACCCAGCCGATGTCCGAGGTCGACCACCACACGTCAGCCGGCCGTAGGCCGAACATCCACTTCGCCATGCTGTGGACGTAGACCTGATACCCGCCGTGGGTATGCACCGCGAGCTTCGGCTTCGCGGTCGTACCCGAGGTCGCGAGGATGTACGCGGGCTCGTTCGCCTCCATCTCGACATGTGAATCGTCCTGGCCCGCGGCACCGCGCAGGAACTCGTCCCAGGTGATGTCGCGGCCCGCGGCCATCGCGACCGCGGCGGATCCGCGCTTCAGCACGATGATCCGCTCGACGCTGGGCGAGCCCGCGACGGCTTCGTCGACGATCTGCTTGAGCGGGACGTCCTTGCCCTTGCGATACGTGACGTCGGTCGCGAACACCGCGCGCGCGCCCGCCAGACGGACGCGCTCCCCGAGCGCGCCGGCGCCGAAGCCGGCGAAGACGACGATGATCACCGCGCCGATGCGGACCGCGCCGAGCATCAGCACGATCGCCTCGGCGCAGGTCGGCATGTAGATCGCGATCCGGTCGCCCTTCTTGATCCCGAGTCCGCGGAGCGCCGCCCCGACGCGTTTGACCTCGTCGTGCAGCTGTGCGTACGTGTACGTCCGCTGCTCGCCGCGCTCGTTCTCGGTGATGAGCGCGGTGTGCGCGCCCGCGCCGGTCTTCACGTGGTGGTCGACGCAGTTGTACGCGAGGTTCGAGAGGCCGCCGCGGTACCAGCGGAACGTCGGCGGCTCCCAGTCGAGCACGCGCTCCCATTTGCGGAACCACGGCAGCGCCTCCGCTGCGCGTCCCCAGAAGCCCTCGGGATCCTCGGTCGCCTCGCGCTTCCACGCAGCGACCTTGGGATGCAGCGCGCCCATTAGCCGCCGCCCAGCTCGCGGAGCTTGAACCGCTGGATCTTGCCGGTCGCGGTCTTGGGCAGCTCGTCGACGAACTCGATCCAGCGCGGGTACTTGTACGGCGCGATGCGCGTCTTCACGAACTGCTTGAGCTCCTCGGCCAGCGCGTCGCTGGGCTTCTGGCCCTGCTTGAGTAACACGAATGCCCGTGGCTTGGTGAGCTCGTCCTTGTCCTTCGCGCCGACCACGCCGCACTCGAGCACCGCCGCGTGCTCCATCAGCGCCGCCTCGACCTCCGCCGGAGACACCCACTGCCCCGAGACCTTGAGCATGTCGTCAGCCCGTCCCTCGTACGTGTAGTAGCCGTCGGCGTCGAGGTGATATTTGTCGCCGGTGACCGTCCACTCGCCGCGGAACGTCGCCTTCGACTTCTCGTGCTTGTTCCAGTAGAAGGCGCAGCACGAATCGCCCGAGACGTGGAGGTTCCCCGTCTCGCCCGCGCCGAGCTCGCGCCCGTCGTCGTCGACGATCTTCGCCTTGTATCCCGGCACCACCGTGCCGCTCGTGCCGCCGCGCGCCTGTCCCGGCCGGTTGCAGATGAAGATGTGGAGCATCTCCGTCGAGCCGATGCCGTCGAGGATCTCGATGCCGAAGCGTTTCTTCCACGCGTCGAAGAGCGGCTTAGGCAGCGACTCGCCCGCGGAGACGCAGAAACGCAGCGACGACAGGTCGTATTTGAAGTCGGCCTCCGGATACGCGAGGAGCGCGGCATAGAAGGTGGGCGCGGTGTACATCACCGTCGGCCGCTCGGTCGTGACCAGCCCGTAGACGAGATCGGGGGTGGCGCGCTCCGGTTTGTAGACGACCGACGCGCCGTAACGCATCGGCACGAAGACGCCGTTGCCAAGACCGTAGGCGTGGAAGAGCGGCGACACCGTGAAGTAGCGGTCCGCGTCGGTGCAGCCCAGAACGTGACGCCCGAGCGTCTCCGCCGAATAGATCATGTCGTGCTGCAGATGCACCGCACCCTTCGGGAAGCCGGTGGTGCCCGATGAGTACAGCCAGAAGCACATGTCGTCGGGCGTCGTCGGAGCCGGGTCGAGCTCGTCGTCGGCCGCGGCGAGCGCCGCCTCGAACGACGTGACGCCGTCCGGGAGCGCGCCGTCGAGCGGCGTCGTGCCCGACGTCGTCACGAGGATGTGCCGCAGCCGCGGGCAGTCCTTGCGGATCTCCAGCACCTTGGGGAGGAGCGGCGCGCTGACGACGACCGCGACGGCGCGGCTGTCGCGCAGGATGTACGCGAGGTCGCGCGAGATGAGGAGGGTATTCGCCGGCACCGGGATCGCGCCGAGCTTGATCGCGCCGAAGAACGCGTAGACGAAGGCCGGCGAGTCGAGACACAGGATGACGACGCGGTCCTCGATGTCGATGCCGAGCTCGCGCAGCGCGTTGCCGCAGCGGTCGACGTTCCGCGCCATGTCTCCGTAGGTGACGGAGGCGCCCTGGCAGCGGATCGCGACAGCGTCTGGCCGCTCCGCCCGATGCGCGTCGACGTAGGTCTCGGCCGCGTTGTACCGCTCGCCAAGCTCCGGCAATCGCAGCTCCCCCACCCGCGGATTATCGCCGCAGTGTTTCGAGCACGGCCAGCGCCGCGATGCGGCCCTCGTGCAGACGCGTTCCGTCCCAGATCGCCGGGACGCTGCGACCTCCGTGGCGGGCGAACGCCTCGGCTCCGTCGGTATCGACGTTCTGGAAATCGACCTGCGGTTTGATGCCCAGCTC includes:
- a CDS encoding DNA-formamidopyrimidine glycosylase family protein encodes the protein MPEWPDLHVLRGRLATAFVGKHVTAVRVHDPLVLRATRPLPEALKGCALNDVVHRGRFLTLVFDDNTRLVINPMLSGLFDIVPTETKIRATTAFALTFDGIGSGAPLTDTRDLRYRDDTRMGKVYLVEAGASTADLPGFDRQGPEAGALPWNADEFAARAKATRRELRNLLMSGDFIAGIGNAYADEILWQAKLHPKRRVSTLDDGDLDRLYGALRETLARAVEVVEHELPPALGTKIRTHMKIRGKVGDPCARCGTKIVRTRHGLDEMFVCPKCQPPPKGQLR
- a CDS encoding acetate--CoA ligase is translated as MGALHPKVAAWKREATEDPEGFWGRAAEALPWFRKWERVLDWEPPTFRWYRGGLSNLAYNCVDHHVKTGAGAHTALITENERGEQRTYTYAQLHDEVKRVGAALRGLGIKKGDRIAIYMPTCAEAIVLMLGAVRIGAVIIVVFAGFGAGALGERVRLAGARAVFATDVTYRKGKDVPLKQIVDEAVAGSPSVERIIVLKRGSAAVAMAAGRDITWDEFLRGAAGQDDSHVEMEANEPAYILATSGTTAKPKLAVHTHGGYQVYVHSMAKWMFGLRPADVWWSTSDIGWVVGHSYIVFGPLLVGCATIAYEGALDHPDAETFYRIIERHHVTGVFTSPTAVRLLMRYGSVPAKKHDLTSLERVFCAGEVLNAPAWEWFQKEALGDRIPVIDHYWQTETGGPVVGNPYGVALLPIKPGSGGVPLAGIEAAVVDGDGNEMKPGEKGIFVIKRPFPGLTARLWAEPERYAKDYWEKVPGKTVYFTGDATSIDADGYVWFSGRADEIIKIADHRIGTIEVETAFLRSPAVAEAGVTGRPDELRGMVISAFVVLKQGHAPSEALKKELLATVRSELGPIAVIGELNFVDMLPKTRSGKIMRRVLKAVILGKDPGDISTIEDEGSVEEAREAWEQMRASVTTGS
- a CDS encoding phosphotransferase, which encodes MPREVKDDVARILGSPVVRAARVYGGYAPSATFRMVLADGRPAFFKGVSATSNEYMRGALPREERVYRELDGYIHPWAPAFLGAFKRLDWHVLLLEDVGPQTMPPWSPAKARRSARSFAKFHASTHGRPLPRWLSRTEHHDFAGNWRSLSESGELTKTAALARRRADEAREWLDVALPALRENAERLVRLRAPHSLLHFDTRSDNTRLQGEQLRMFDWNFASVGPHEIDAAGFAQATETEGGPSVERTMAWYAEILPLRDSHLDASVAGIAGYFADKAWRPPIPGVPRVRSFQRAQLKVSLAWAARRLALPEPTWLAAVAD
- a CDS encoding EAL domain-containing protein codes for the protein MAVVEDALFEDRRLERTLQVARLAGALLVFALGPLFPSLAPSHVLALGAGLLAWTLVNTRLVEAARTAAGYERVARFSFVVDSSVVVYAIWVFAADPQWIAWVVGVLIIIGSAFRFGRLGALASTVILTVAYLVIVGWRLQTYGYNIELQRVAFAVSLYLMTALIMSGAIRELLELRKQREYQLFHDLLTGLPNRALLIERLQQQLLRQPRTGESVALLVMDLTDFKAVNDSLGHNVGDELLRQVGPRLTASLRTADTVARLGGDEFAILLPGTDETGAARVAQKMLAALEQAFPLEGETLDIGASVGVAVAPAHATQADQLLSRADVAMYSAKGSLTGLSVFSAEHEKDGAGRLALMSDLRRAVDEGELMLYYQPQIDLRTGAMTSVEALVRWMHPKRGLVGPDEFIPLAERTGLIKRLTRTVLTEAIRQARAWELAGLRVPIAVNLSMRNIHDPQLPQTIAQLLQRWDARPDLLRLEMTETVLAADPQRALQTMDSLRAMGVHIALDDFGIGYSSLAYLNRLPLDEIKIDRSFVIGMIDDQSSATIVRATVELGHGLGYGVVAEGVENAETRQRLSALGCDAIQGFLVARPMPADQTAEWIGKAGLPTVATIAN
- a CDS encoding enoyl-CoA hydratase-related protein produces the protein MTTRAPIRVEREGALAVITLDRPDVLNAFDETLTSALSAAIADTGSDDSVRAVVITGAGRAFSAGQDLRDRAMQIDAGAELHLGDELRRRYHPLIAALREMRKPVVAAVNGVVAGAGLGIAVACDVRVASASASFRAAWTRVGLVPDAGSAYFLPRIVGWGRATDMVLTGDPVSADEALRIGLVTRVWPDAEFADGWRKYAQALAEGATVAYALSKEGLSAAWDRDFAAFLELESSLQDRAGRTRDYAEGVRAFRAKTAAKFEGR
- a CDS encoding enoyl-CoA hydratase-related protein, whose amino-acid sequence is MPNTVLVTREPPIAVVQLNRPDVLNALNEEVLGELVTELAALDDDPEIRCIVLAGNERAFAAGADIKENFVTATPVTMLAQDLTSRWEAIRRVKTPIVAAVSGFALGGGCELAMICDIIVASETAKFGQPEINLGIIPGAGGTQRLTRAVGKWVANEIILTGRFVGAQEAKAIGLVAQVYPAVSWLQDAKALARTIAEKAPVAARLATEAVDLAWNSTLDAGLEFERKAFYLLFATEDKKEGVDAFVNKRKPSFKGK
- a CDS encoding acetyl-CoA C-acyltransferase, which translates into the protein MSRHPRDAVVLGYVRTPIGRYGGGLAQVRPDDLASHVIRAVLEHTDIGDDQVDEVVFGAANQSGEDNRNVGRMAALLAGLPDSVPGLTVNRLCGSGLEAINDAARRIRDGEANVVIAGGVESMTRAPQVTLKPSEAFPRGERVLFDTTLGWRLVNPRMVDLGYHPISLGETAENVRAKEKVTRAEQDEYAARSQQRYAKAKADGFFTAEIAGVHNGTALVHEDEHPRPDSTVEKLAKLKPAFKSDGTVTAGNSSGINDGAAALIIASREKAEELGLRALGRVVAAASAGVHPDYMGLGPIPAVRKLVARTGIAPDACDAIELNEAFAAQVIPCIRALHLPDDRTNPNGGAIAIGHPIGMSGARLAGTVLRELERRGGHYGIATLCIGVGQGLATLFERESA
- a CDS encoding benzoate-CoA ligase family protein, whose product is MGELRLPELGERYNAAETYVDAHRAERPDAVAIRCQGASVTYGDMARNVDRCGNALRELGIDIEDRVVILCLDSPAFVYAFFGAIKLGAIPVPANTLLISRDLAYILRDSRAVAVVVSAPLLPKVLEIRKDCPRLRHILVTTSGTTPLDGALPDGVTSFEAALAAADDELDPAPTTPDDMCFWLYSSGTTGFPKGAVHLQHDMIYSAETLGRHVLGCTDADRYFTVSPLFHAYGLGNGVFVPMRYGASVVYKPERATPDLVYGLVTTERPTVMYTAPTFYAALLAYPEADFKYDLSSLRFCVSAGESLPKPLFDAWKKRFGIEILDGIGSTEMLHIFICNRPGQARGGTSGTVVPGYKAKIVDDDGRELGAGETGNLHVSGDSCCAFYWNKHEKSKATFRGEWTVTGDKYHLDADGYYTYEGRADDMLKVSGQWVSPAEVEAALMEHAAVLECGVVGAKDKDELTKPRAFVLLKQGQKPSDALAEELKQFVKTRIAPYKYPRWIEFVDELPKTATGKIQRFKLRELGGG